A region of Astyanax mexicanus isolate ESR-SI-001 chromosome 23, AstMex3_surface, whole genome shotgun sequence DNA encodes the following proteins:
- the hoga1 gene encoding 4-hydroxy-2-oxoglutarate aldolase, mitochondrial, whose amino-acid sequence MFSVKSLGHFSRRGVTSVWRGFREYSNKRLDIAGIYPPIATPFTQDGGVDYRSLDENLQKYSTIPFRGFVVQGSNGEYPYLTTEERIQVVKRVRQTLPQAKMIMAGSGCESTLATIQMSESMASAGADCVLVVTPCFYRGRMNSSALIHHYTQVADSCPVPVVLYNVPANTSLDLPVDAVVRLSQHPNIVGLKDSGGDITRISLIVHKTRTQDFQVLAGSAGFLMAAYSVGAVGGVCALANVLGQQVCELADLCTSGQWDKAKELQYRLIEPNTAVTRKFGVPALKQAMEWFGYHGGVCRSPLQPLSEVEIKELRTDFSSNGWL is encoded by the exons ATGTTTTCAGTAAAATCCTTGGGTCATTTCAGCAGAAGAGGAGTTACTTCAGTGTGGAGAGGTTTTAGAGAGTATTCCAATAAGAGGCTTGACATCGCGGGCATTTATCCTCCAATTGCAACTCCATTTACTCAGGACGGAGGTGTAGATTACCGAAGCCTGGATGAGAATCTACAGAAATATAGCACTATACCTTTTAGAG gttttgtggTACAAGGATCTAATGGAGAGTACCCCTACCTGACGACAGAGGAGCGGATACAAGTTGTGAAGAGAGTTAGACAGACTCTGCCTCAAGCTAAGATGATTATGGCAGGATCTGGCTGCGAGT ccaCTCTAGCCACAATCCAAATGAGTGAGAGCATGGCCAGTGCAGGCGCTGACTGTGTTTTAGTAGTGACACCATGTTTTTACCGTGGCAGGATGAATAGCAGTGCCCTCATTCACCACTATACACAG GTTGCAGATTCTTGTCCTGTACCGGTCGTGCTTTATAATGTACCAGCCAACACCTCTCTCGACCTGCCTGTGGATGCGGTGGTCCGGTTATCCCAACATCCAAATATAGTCGGCCTTAAAGACAGTGGTGGAGAT ATCACCAGAATAAGTCTGATTGTGCACAAAACCAGAACACAGGATTTCCAGGTGTTGGCAGGATCAGCTGGGTTCCTCATGGCTGCGTACTCAGTAG GTGCTGTCGGTGGTGTGTGTGCCTTAGCTAATGTCTTGGGTCAGCAGGTGTGTGAGTTAGCAGACCTGTGTACATCAGGGCAGTGGGACAAGGCGAAAGAGCTCCAATACCGTCTCATTGAGCCAAACACAGCG GTGACACGGAAGTTTGGTGTTCCAGCTCTGAAACAAGCAATGGAGTGGTTTGGGTACCATGGTGGAGTATGTCGCTCTCCTCTGCAGCCTTTGTCAGAGGTGGAAATAAAGGAACTACGTACAGACTTCTCCTCAAACGGCtggctgtaa